The DNA segment gaaaattattgaaatttgAACAAATGGATTTTGAGTTTGCTCTGTGGcaaatgatttttttatttatatcaCCACAAAAAGTATACAGAAATTTTCAAAGTAGAAAACGTAAGTCGCtctattttttaataaatttcttatttcatgcattatatattttttattgtgCAAAATGAACTACTTCTCAGAAACAAAATCACAATTCGCAAGGGATGATCCTGCATTCTTGGTACTGTTAATGTGCTGTTTATGCATATCGTCTATCGGCTTTACAATAGTTCTGGGATTAGGATTTTTTCAATTTATAAAGCTCTTATTTTACATGATATTCATCGATTACCTTGTAGCTGGTCTAATTGTAGCTACAGTATTCTGGTAAGTTTATACGCACATACACACAGACATTCATTAGCACATAAAATATCTATTATGAACACGGGGTTATATCTGTCTATTATTTGAAGCAAAAAATTTGTCTAATTTCAGGTTTGTAACAAATCGTTACTTAAGGATTGATAAGACTCAAGATGTAGAGTGGGGTTATGCATTTGATATACATTTAAATGCATTCTTTCCACCTTTAGTTATACTACATATTGTACAATTGTTTTTATACAATGGTAAAATTTGTTTTCTTACTTTTATTAATCTATATATCTGTActttttaaaaatgaatattGATGACATCTGAAGATATAATCTTAATTATATATCAGTTTTATTTTTACTGCATTTAATTGTTACAATAGGTCTTATAAACTATGATACATTTTCATCACGATTTGTTGGAAATACAATCTGGTTAGTAGCTGTTGGTTATTACATTTATATAACATTCTTGGGTTACACAAGTAAGTATATAAATTTTATTACATGTACATtcattatatttaataattataacatgaaagataaaaattaatacaaattTCTTCATTTGTTTTAGGTATAGAGATACTTCATAAAACACACATAATATTATCAACATTACCAATAACATTACTGATGTATATTATGACACTGTGCGCAGGTATCAATATTAGTCATTTAGTCATGGAATTTTATCACTATCGAGTTGTTTAAATAAAGTTcgttattttattataaaagaatttatttaaaattgatTTTTAATACAAGTTTCTGTGCATATAAACTTAATAAATTATGGTTGCTATTTGCGAACCAATGGATAATACTTAAACTCTAAAATGAACTATTtgtatttaattttataaaaataggGGAGAATGTATATCATTAGACAAAGAtagtattttttttatttatattttttacattaAAAACTATGTCATGATAAATTCTTATATTGAATTGTTTGTataaaaaattttttaaatgaCTTTAggaaatatcatattttattttttcagTAATACAAGGATTAGATCCTCATTTTTTTTCCATAAGCCATCATTTATACATTTACagtatataaataataatttttgttttatgGATTCATACTATTAATGTGTTATAAAAGTTTAGGTTGTTGTTTTAAAGTTGAAATATCTAAAATCTTGCTTGGACAGGTTGTCCTATGATTAAATGGGAAACGTAATGGTTTTGGACTATTTTTTGAATTTGCCAATTTCAAGTCAATCTTTGGGGACATTTCACTTTGTACTTTGCCAGTATCTAGAAAATGAAAAGTAATTCTCATATcattaatttaattgaaattgTGTAGTATATATTTTAAGTAGAAACTATATCTATTAATTATTTTACCTTCGGTTTGAACATTATTTTTTCCTGGTAGTAGTTGATACCTTTCTAGATAACGCATTGTAGCAAAAGACATATTTGTACCTTGTACATTGCTAACTAAAAGGTGTTTTACAGATGCTGAACTTTGTCTTTGTACTGATAATTCAGCAAGTTGTTCATCTGTTAAGTATTTTAATGCTAATGCCTTCATATGCATACTTGTATTTGTTTCATTTACAGCATTTGTAGCTTGCGTCATGTTTGATTGGTAATCCAAACGCGGATAGGATGATAAATCGAACGCCACCCTTTTaaacaaattattaaaattcattatgcaaaatataatctggattatttagaataaatcTAACCAAGTTTATATTAATTAATCATTCAATTATAGTAGAGTTTCTCCTGCATCTGAACACTCATTATTCAGTCATTAAAATGTTTTATTGTCCGttgtatgttttaaatatttctgtCTACCTGTTAGTTCAGATATAGGAGCCTCTATTGTACCATCTGCACAAGAGTTGAATTATAAACGAGTCATTTAGAAACCAAACTATACAATCAATTCCACTTTGTATAAATTTCTTAAATTTAGTACCAGCAACCTTATAGAACTAGACAGTTTATTTTTATAGAATTAATTAGTTTTAACTTCTAAATGCTTCAGAAAATGAAACGTACTTGTTACTATTGTTTAATTCCTTAACTTCTGGATTTTCGCTTAAACTGATCCCAATTTTTTTAAGTTGTTCTAGTGTAGCGACTTTTACAGTATCTAGTACCGCTCTATTTTCAGTCTCATCTCGTTCATTTTGATttgtttttgttttattttgttGTTGCTCATCAATAATGCAAGAGTTTTGTAACAATTGATTTACTTGCCCAAGAACATTATTATAAAATGTCCAGCCCACTTTCGAGCTACGTTTAACTTTCTCACTGTCATCATCGCTGGAATATTCGTGCATATCAACATGAATGCTAGGCTCTGGAGTAGGCGGTGGTCTTTCGTTTATGTGTAAATCGCCGCCGTTTAAAATCAGACTATCCTCAACACATTTAGTCCGTTTGGATCTAGATAACTGTCCTTCTTTTCGGTAATCTTTATAATAATCAGAATTATTCGCAGAACTGCTCGCTTTTGCAGAATCATTGTCTCGTTCCATAATTGGTTTTTTAAATTGATCTGTACTAGTAGAAATATTTGAGGagttttttacatttttattctgTGGAACATTATATTCAATATCTACAAAATTTCTTTGCGTCATTGGTGTCTTTACAGTTTCATAATTTCTTGGTTCCTCTGTACAAGTTTTTTCTAAATGTTTTTTTACACTATCTTCAGCCTCGCTCAATTTTGTGATTATATTTCTACGTAATTTAGGAGACTCGGATTTATGGGTATCTATTTCTCTTCTAATGTCTACATAAGCTTGTTTCTCTAGATCTTTTGTAGAAGTACTCGCATTTAAATTACTACTCTGTTGCTGACTAGATGACATATAACTCTCAGAGTCCTCTACTATATTCTCCAATTGTGCACTAGGTATTCGAGTAAAAGAATTCTTGTATCTTCTTAACGATTCGTTAGTATCGCGAAAACCAACGTTGTTACACGGTCTAATATTTTCTTCGTTTTGTTGGCTATTCTTTCTTTCACAATCCTCAACATCTACCGTAAAGGGACTCTGTACAGTGAACTCAAAACTGGTCATTACACCAATGGAAACTTTTTCTTCCACAAATGCTTTCTTTGACTGTGTGTCTGTTAATATCAAATCACTTTGATTTCCATTTTCATTATGACTTTCTTTCCTGCCATCCTTAGAAAATTCCCTTTGATAAACATTCTTTTTTGCATTTTCCAATACAGCAACATAATTAGAAGCATCTAAAATATCGTTAGATTTAACAGCTGTCTTTAACTGATCATTCTGTTGCGATTGAAACAAACAAGAACATCTTTTCCCTTCTTTCAACGTTTTTTCTTGTATATTCAATAATCTATCCACTTGTATCTGCAGAGCTTTAATTTGTTCATTCTGGCTATTTATAATCTGTAGTAAATTCTTTAATGTTTCTTGATTGTCTGTATTATGAGTAGCATAATGATGTACTTGAGGATATGGATAAGCGTTCATGTTAAAATAGGGATACTGCTGCCCTATGTAATGCGGTAACTGAACTTCATTTCTCTGCAAAGCATTTGGATTGATAGGTAAATTATTTACATTTGGCTCGGTAGCTGAATCATTACATGGTATCCTCTGTTGGTTGGTATTATGTGTTACCAGCTTTCTATTGTATAATCGTGGTGAATATTCATTTTCACTAATGATATAATTGTCAGTATTTATGCAGGGTTTACTGGCATGTGGCATGGAAGACACTGATCCaatatgttttattttattGCTGTTTTGAACTTTAACAGTCTGACTGTTTTCTCTATGCATTGTATTATTCCCAAGCGTTTCAAAATTATGGGTATTCGAACAATCATAATCTCTTCTATAAGTTTCTTGTTCACATTGCAATCCTTTATAAATATCTCTTCTCCTAACGTAGCTTCCTTCTTTGGATTCGTGTTGGATATCTGAAGGGCTCTCTGCTGAGCAAGGATGTCTACTATAATTTTGATTAAATTGTATTTTTTCAGCAGTTGTATAACTATTAACTTTAGAAGATGATGGTTTGCATGAATAATTCCGTTCTTTCCATGCTGCATAAGACCCATTAGCACTTAATGGAGACGAAGTAATAGTTTTATGTATTAGACTTTTAGATTCTATGGATGGTGACTGAAAACTTGTACATTGTGTACCTTTATAATTTAAAGGTTTATCAAATATTAAGGAAACTTCAGGAACTGATGGTATTGCAAGACACTAGAATTAAAGAGATTAAAATAGGTTATtcttataataaaattaattctttATGCATTAATAttgttcatttttaaatttaaattatttattctCAATAATTAAAGTTGGAACTATTGAAACTGTTTCCTTACATACCACATATATTAATGTATTTTATGGAAAAACTTACATCAGGTTTAGGTGCAGGTTTTGGTGTAATTCTCGGTTCGAATTCATCTTCGTCATTACAAATTTGATACATATTTCAACCGAAGTTTATAATTGTAATCTGTATTCATTCGTCCTCTGTTCATTAATTTTTACGCGTTAttcattataattaataatattacagCTATTATCCTATAGTTATCTAAATCTTTCGGATAAACGTTTAGTCAGTACTTTTACACGACATGCGTGTTAATTACTTCATACtttttacaatgcttcttacttaacatatttttattttactggaaacttatttcaaacaaattctGCGACAATGATTCGAAATAAAAGTGTAgccaacgtatcgtaagaaACTAACGAGTGAATAATAATATTCTTCAATGATCTTTAAAATTTCAAGGTATTTAAAATACCAAATCatttaatgctttctaaattgtCGCAAAGCAGAATTTTATCCTTGtctttaaaatatttttaataatgttATAAAATTATCACTACCATACTTTGAGATTGAATAATGTTTACATTTCTTATACATGTGATTCGCTACTAGAATTTGACCAATTAAAAGTGTCTTCGTCAACGTGAATTCAATCATACATCATCCTATACTTTATGGCACCGAACACATTTACACAAGTCAAGTCAGTGACAACGGTTACGTGTTTGTGTCCTGTGGTAGCGTCATCAATTGCGTGTCATAGATAGGACAGTATTCTTTCTGTTTATCTGGTTGGACATGCGCATGGTTAAACTGCTATGTATATATTTCTGTTTATTGCATTATTTAAAATACGTATTAATTCTAATTACAGTatagatatacatatatatcagcTTATGTATTATAATTCTATATAACACTATACATGTAGTTAATGcatattattttaaatatacatacatatatacgtgtatatgtATGCCTTCTTTTCTCCAAAACATTAATGGGGTATAGTGTATTTTGTTTAACAACGATCTTATAGTTAGTAAGTATAAGTAGAATTAAATTTGATGTCAGGAAATTGGCTATGCAAATGCAGTCATCATTTAAGTGAGTATTGACTGTTGCAAGTATtgtttttttcctctttttttgggGGGGAAAGCTATTTTCCACCTTCGATACTCCCTCTCGTGTCTGTTTTACCAGGTGAGGATTAATTGAATATGTGTGCACCAGTATATAAAATGATATATCGCATGGTGCACCACATTGGCAAATGACTGAAATTTTACCACATAATATTAGGCAAGCTATAATAAAGCGACTTTCGGATAAACTATAATTATCGTTGTCAGTTGTGGAAGTAACAAGAGTCCGAGGATGGTTAACGAATACTATAGGAACACATATCGAGATCATTAGTGTAGCGTGGTATTTTAAATCTATGTCAGAGTTGTTTGACCTGTGATATCTTAGAATTCGTTTATCGTCGATTCTAAAATTCTGCGATCCGATATGCACCGATGTTCAGCGAAATTTCATCTGTCATAGGTAATTATCATACCAATCAATGTCAAATTGCACAACAGTATTCCGTGATACAGTGAATTAATTTACAGACATATGTCTTGTACGTGATATGTGCTGTGATACTTTGTGGAATACACGATTAAATCTTCCGATTTGAAATGCGAATACAAAATTGGAACTCATAAATATTTATCTGCATCATAGGTGGGCAGTTGTTTTGCACTTGTGTCCATTGCATATTTTGCATAATTCTTGTCTTTTTAATCTGTTGAAGATTCATTGTATGTGTGGCATATAAAGATATTTTACTCTTTAATCTATAACTTTTGCTATATTAACTAAATAAATACCTATATATGTTACAATTAATGTTTATATTTACCAGGTTATATTgtaattatattataatccgTTAAAGTAACGTATACTTTCGagtaaattattattaataaacttGATTTCTTTGCGAGCGAAGTGGAAGGTTTTATAATGTTCCTAATCTGTACAACATATATCATATCGAACGAAAGGAAATTGTATTCACAAGAACTCTAATTTGTTATAACATAAGGTTTGTATGAAAAGAATATGATGTAGAGTAATAATCATGAATCTTTTATAGAGAAACTTATTTTTAGGTATAATGGGTCATTGAGAAGAAACCAAAATTTTCTCAGTATTCTAAGCTTTCGAAAAGTTTAAAAAATTcacaatttatttttaaagcAACTAGTATGTCATTCGATAGTTTTTGAAATTAAATACATTGATTTTGTCTCTTTTTCTATTTTGGAGAAATTTCAGAGTGAAATTTTTGCTTCTTTCATCAATGACCCAGTTTACCTATGGAGAGTTAAATATAGAAATTGGCATATTAAAATACTTTGTATTTTAATGAATTTTCAGATTTTGTTTGTCTCTGTTATGGTGACTGTGCAGTCGTTCAATCATTGGCATTTGATCAAAATTAAAACGAGTGCCTTTTTTGTATGAAAGTATTGCCAATGAGGTACTTATAAGAATATGTACTAAAAGATGGCAGTAATTTATTTTCTCGCTTGTATCCTTAGTATTTGATAGTTATCATAATGGTAAATATATATTAGTTTgagttatatatttttatattaataaGAGAGTCATGAAAATTGGGTTTCACGTATGCTTGatctattatttaaaaatattttagttatttaGCATGTTCATATGTCTGGTACCTTAGATGCAACAAAAAGTCATTTATGTCATATATTGTACTAATTATTTAATTCATTGTGTTTAGGATATATCATGACATCATTTTTTGGAAATTATAAGTAATAAAAGATAAATTCCGAaagtaataaaataaaacaaGAAAATGGATAGTTCAGAGTATGAGACTGTACGAA comes from the Xylocopa sonorina isolate GNS202 chromosome 1, iyXylSono1_principal, whole genome shotgun sequence genome and includes:
- the LOC143426525 gene encoding uncharacterized protein LOC143426525, whose amino-acid sequence is MYQICNDEDEFEPRITPKPAPKPDCLAIPSVPEVSLIFDKPLNYKGTQCTSFQSPSIESKSLIHKTITSSPLSANGSYAAWKERNYSCKPSSSKVNSYTTAEKIQFNQNYSRHPCSAESPSDIQHESKEGSYVRRRDIYKGLQCEQETYRRDYDCSNTHNFETLGNNTMHRENSQTVKVQNSNKIKHIGSVSSMPHASKPCINTDNYIISENEYSPRLYNRKLVTHNTNQQRIPCNDSATEPNVNNLPINPNALQRNEVQLPHYIGQQYPYFNMNAYPYPQVHHYATHNTDNQETLKNLLQIINSQNEQIKALQIQVDRLLNIQEKTLKEGKRCSCLFQSQQNDQLKTAVKSNDILDASNYVAVLENAKKNVYQREFSKDGRKESHNENGNQSDLILTDTQSKKAFVEEKVSIGVMTSFEFTVQSPFTVDVEDCERKNSQQNEENIRPCNNVGFRDTNESLRRYKNSFTRIPSAQLENIVEDSESYMSSSQQQSSNLNASTSTKDLEKQAYVDIRREIDTHKSESPKLRRNIITKLSEAEDSVKKHLEKTCTEEPRNYETVKTPMTQRNFVDIEYNVPQNKNVKNSSNISTSTDQFKKPIMERDNDSAKASSSANNSDYYKDYRKEGQLSRSKRTKCVEDSLILNGGDLHINERPPPTPEPSIHVDMHEYSSDDDSEKVKRSSKVGWTFYNNVLGQVNQLLQNSCIIDEQQQNKTKTNQNERDETENRAVLDTVKVATLEQLKKIGISLSENPEVKELNNSNKVAFDLSSYPRLDYQSNMTQATNAVNETNTSMHMKALALKYLTDEQLAELSVQRQSSASVKHLLVSNVQGTNMSFATMRYLERYQLLPGKNNVQTEDTGKVQSEMSPKIDLKLANSKNSPKPLRFPFNHRTTCPSKILDISTLKQQPKLL
- the Unc50 gene encoding unc50 RNA binding protein, whose product is MKYSTSPPISRCNSPGPTESGTNLPMPVTYRQDCIGAATKCYKYLRKLLKFEQMDFEFALWQMIFLFISPQKVYRNFQSRKQTKSQFARDDPAFLVLLMCCLCISSIGFTIVLGLGFFQFIKLLFYMIFIDYLVAGLIVATVFWFVTNRYLRIDKTQDVEWGYAFDIHLNAFFPPLVILHIVQLFLYNGLINYDTFSSRFVGNTIWLVAVGYYIYITFLGYTSIEILHKTHIILSTLPITLLMYIMTLCAGINISHLVMEFYHYRVV